One Panicum virgatum strain AP13 chromosome 3N, P.virgatum_v5, whole genome shotgun sequence DNA segment encodes these proteins:
- the LOC120666296 gene encoding uncharacterized protein LOC120666296 yields MGRHALAKSTALLRAVKSKQSTNLVRRLEPAEVRSAETSLWVPHPRTGIYYPKGFEWVMEDVPSGAASFRQSYWFRTGEAESASSTTSKNDAASLDHPFG; encoded by the exons ATGGGCCGCCATGCACTTGCGAAATCGACAGCTCTCCTCCG GGCAGTTAAGAGCAAGCAGAGCACTAACCTCGTGAGGCGACTGGAGCCTGCAGAAGTGCGGTCAGCAGAAACATCATTGTGGGTGCCACACCCAAGGACAGGGATATACTACCCCAAGGGCTTTGAATGGGTCATGGAGGATGTCCCCAGCGGCGCAGCTTCATTCCGGCAGTCATACTGGTTCAGGACTGGGGAGGCAGAGTCAGCTAGCTCTACCACATCGAAGAACGATGCTGCTTCCCTTGACCATCCATTTGGTTAA
- the LOC120666299 gene encoding PXMP2/4 family protein 4-like: MATAGAFHAGGRFLLPLRRSPHGPSPSPWSHFRSHLISSKPSSSAPLPPPPPARPSPVTFAFAPISRKTGTVGAGVVGWYLGLLDARPVLTKSVTAAAIFTAADLTSQMCTLGPEDSLDFLRTIRMASYGLLISGPTLHLWFNFISKVFPKKDVVNTLKKMFLGQAVYGPIINSVFFSYNAGLQGETVPEITARLKRDLVPTIKSGILYWPACDFITFKFVPVHLQPLVSNSFSFLWTIYITYMASLKKADVEVATST; the protein is encoded by the exons atggccaccgccggagcctTCCACGCCGGTGGGcgcttcctcctcccgctccgccGCAGCCCCCACGGGCCCAGCCCCTCGCCTTGGTCCCACTTCCGCTCCCACCTCATCTCCTCCAAGCCGTCGTCCTCcgccccgctcccgccgccgccgccggcgcgcccgtCCCCTGTGACGTTCGCCTTCGCCCCCATCAGCAGAAAGACTGGAACGGTCGGGGCGGGCGTAGTCGGGTGGTACCTCGGCCTCCTGGACGCGCGGCCCGTGCTGACCAAGagcgtcaccgccgccgccatcttcaCCGCCGCGGACCTCACATCCCAG ATGTGCACACTTGGTCCTGAGGATTCACTTGATTTTCTTAGGACCATACGTATGGCTAGTTAtgggttgctgatctcaggaccTACTCTCCATCTTTGGTTCAACTTTATCTCGAAAGTGTTCCCAAAAAAGGATGTAGTAAACACATTGAAGAAGATGTTCCTAGGGCAAGCAGTTTATGGACCAATTATTAACTCAGTATTCTTCTCGTATAATGCTGGACTACAAG GTGAGACTGTCCCTGAGATCACTGCAAGATTGAAGAGGGACCTAGTTCCGACCATCAAAAGTGGGATTTTATATTGGCCAGCTTGTGACTTTATTACTTTCAAGTTTGTCCCTGTTCATTTACAG ccACTAGTGAGCAATTCATTCTCGTTTCTTTGGACCATCTATATAACATATATGGCCAGCTTAAAGAAAGCAGATGTGGAGGTGGCCACAAGTACCTAG
- the LOC120666300 gene encoding uncharacterized protein LOC120666300: protein MEKQHIKMAMLKQEQTFRQQVHELHRVYRVQKQLMMQMHVTEKKDYGNIAAEGQTESTGKLSHQQWYGSSVKEEAALAEDFNLELTLGTGTAMTKQEKPSDSDSEATISSSTSAESESGRRFAPDSNVATLRFQNESNRHDDKVMQSPWLYQCFKSQDGMKA, encoded by the exons ATGGAGAAGCAACACATCAAGATGGCCATGCTGAAGCAAGAACAGACATTCAGACAGCAG GTTCATGAGCTGCACCGTGTATACCGGGTTCAGAAGCAGCTGATGATGCAGATGCATGTTACGGAGAAGAAAGACTACGGCAACATAGCTGCAGAGGGACAAACTGAATCTACAGGAAAGCTCAGTCACCAACAATGGTACGGTAGCTCAGTCAAGGAGGAGGCTGCACTGGCAGAAGACTTCAACCTGGAGCTGACGCTGGGAACAGGTACTGCCATGACGAAGCAAGAGAAGCCGTCCGACTCAGACTCCGAAGCAACAATATCATCATCAACATCTGCAGAATCAGAGTCAGGGCGGAGATTTGCGCCTGACTCCAATGTAGCAACCCTGAGGTTTCAGAATGAGAGCAATAGGCATGATGATAAGGTTATGCAGTCTCCATGGCTATACCAGTGTTTTAAGTCTCAAGATGGCATGAAGGCATAG
- the LOC120666301 gene encoding histone deacetylase 6-like, whose product MSAAAGEDSSSSRKGKEKEEDGAGESRREEGIAVMEGEVDLGDLYGAAAGWVEARTSCPHLGTMPPAGAPDLARVPPPDSPCSRCHHPAENWLCLICKDVLCSRFINKHMLCHYQEKGHCLALSFSDLSVWCFRCDSYLDVQAILELRPVYEIAHLLKFGERPPFRSLEVLELSSSENRSSSSGA is encoded by the exons atgtccgccgccgccggtgaggacTCGTCGTCTTCCCGAAAG gggaaggagaaggaggaggacggcgccggcgagagCCGCCGGGAGGAGGGGATTGCGGTGATGGAGGGAGAAGTGGATCTGGGAGACCtctacggcgcggcggcggggtgggtgGAGGCGCGGACCAGCTGCCCGCACCTCGGCACCATGCCGCCCGCTGGTGCGCCCGACCTCGCGCGCGTGCCCCCGCCCGACTCCCCGTGCTCCAG ATGTCATCACCCTGCTGAAAACTGGCTATGCTTGATCTGCAAAGATGTGCTGTGCAGTCGTTTTATCAACAAACATATGTTGTGCCATTATCAAGAAAAAGGTCATTGTCTTGCTTTGAGCTTCAG TGATCTGTCAGTTTGGTGTTTCAGATGTGACTCATACCTAGATGTTCAAGCAATCTTAGAACTGCGTCCAGTCTATGAAATTGCACATTTGTTGAAGTTTGGGGAACGCCCACCTTTTCGATCACTTGAAGTACTGGAGTTGAGCTCCAGTGAAAATAGAAGCTCGTCATCAGGGGCCTAG
- the LOC120666302 gene encoding 40S ribosomal protein S29, translating into MGHSNVWNSHPKNYGPGSRVCRVCANPHGLIRKYGLMCCRQCFRSNAKDIGFIKYR; encoded by the exons ATGGGGCACTCCAACGTGTGGAACTCGCACCCCAAGAACTACGGGCCCGGATCCCGCGTCTG CCGGGTCTGCGCCAACCCTCACGGACTGATCAGGAAGTACGGGCTGATGTGCTGCAGGCAGTGCTTCCGCAGCAACGCCAAGGACATTGGCTTCATCAAG TACCGCTGA